Proteins encoded together in one Staphylococcus aureus window:
- the purM gene encoding phosphoribosylformylglycinamidine cyclo-ligase, producing the protein MSKAYEQSGVNIHAGYEAVERMSSHVKRTMRKEVIGGLGGFGATFDLSQLNMTAPVLVSGTDGVGTKLKLAIDYGKHDSIGIDAVAMCVNDILTTGAEPLYFLDYIATNKVVPEVIEQIVKGISDACVETNTALIGGETAEMGEMYHEGEYDVAGFAVGAVEKDDYVDGSEVKEGQVVIGLASSGIHSNGYSLVRKLINESGIDLASNFDNRPFIDVFLEPTKLYVKPVLALKKEVSIKAMNHITGGGFYENIPRALPAGYAARIDTTSFPTPKIFDWLQQQGNIDTNEMYNIFNMGIGYTVIVDEKDVSRALKILAEQNVEAYQIGHIVKNESTAIELLGV; encoded by the coding sequence ATGTCTAAAGCATATGAACAATCTGGTGTAAATATTCATGCTGGTTATGAAGCTGTAGAAAGAATGTCTAGTCATGTTAAACGTACGATGCGTAAAGAAGTTATCGGTGGTTTAGGTGGATTCGGTGCTACATTTGATTTATCACAATTAAATATGACAGCGCCAGTTTTAGTTTCTGGAACAGACGGAGTAGGTACGAAATTAAAACTAGCTATCGACTATGGTAAACATGATTCGATAGGTATCGATGCAGTCGCAATGTGTGTTAATGATATTTTAACGACAGGTGCAGAACCATTATATTTTTTAGATTACATTGCTACAAACAAAGTTGTTCCTGAAGTTATTGAACAAATTGTTAAAGGTATTAGTGATGCATGTGTTGAAACGAATACTGCACTTATCGGTGGAGAGACTGCTGAAATGGGTGAAATGTATCACGAAGGCGAATATGATGTAGCTGGATTTGCTGTTGGAGCAGTTGAAAAGGATGACTATGTAGATGGTTCAGAAGTGAAAGAGGGACAAGTTGTTATAGGGCTTGCGTCAAGTGGCATTCATTCAAATGGATACAGTTTAGTGCGCAAATTAATTAATGAATCAGGCATTGATTTGGCATCAAACTTCGATAATCGTCCATTTATCGATGTCTTTTTAGAACCAACTAAATTATATGTCAAACCTGTACTTGCTTTGAAAAAAGAAGTTTCTATTAAGGCAATGAATCATATTACTGGTGGAGGTTTTTATGAAAATATTCCACGTGCATTGCCAGCCGGATATGCTGCTAGAATTGATACTACATCATTTCCAACACCAAAAATATTTGATTGGTTACAACAACAAGGCAATATAGACACAAATGAAATGTATAACATTTTTAATATGGGTATTGGCTATACGGTTATCGTTGATGAAAAAGATGTATCACGCGCTTTGAAGATTTTAGCAGAACAAAATGTGGAAGCCTATCAAATTGGTCATATTGTGAAAAATGAGTCAACTGCAATTGAATTGTTGGGGGTATAA
- the purN gene encoding phosphoribosylglycinamide formyltransferase: protein MVKIAIFASGSGSNFENIVEHVESGKLENIEVTALYTDHQNAFCIDRAKKHDIPVYINEPKQFDSKAAYEQHLVTLLNEDKVEWIILAGYMRLIGPDLLASFEGKILNIHPSLLPKYKGIDAIGQAYHSGDTITGSTVHYVDSGMDTGEIIEQRKCDIRPDDSKEQLEEKVKKLEYELYPSVIAKIVK, encoded by the coding sequence ATGGTTAAAATTGCGATTTTTGCATCAGGTTCAGGAAGTAACTTTGAAAATATAGTTGAGCATGTTGAATCAGGAAAACTTGAAAATATTGAAGTTACGGCGCTATATACGGATCATCAAAATGCGTTTTGTATAGATAGAGCAAAAAAGCACGATATTCCTGTTTATATTAATGAACCAAAACAATTTGATTCAAAAGCAGCGTATGAACAACATTTAGTAACATTATTAAATGAAGATAAGGTAGAGTGGATTATTCTAGCTGGCTACATGCGTCTAATTGGTCCAGACTTATTAGCTTCATTTGAAGGTAAAATATTGAATATACATCCATCTCTATTGCCGAAATATAAGGGGATTGACGCAATAGGCCAAGCATATCATAGTGGCGATACTATTACTGGTTCGACAGTACATTATGTTGATAGTGGTATGGATACGGGAGAAATTATTGAACAGAGAAAATGTGATATTAGACCGGACGATTCAAAAGAACAATTAGAAGAGAAAGTAAAAAAATTGGAATATGAGTTATATCCAAGTGTTATTGCTAAAATTGTAAAATAA